Proteins co-encoded in one Parus major isolate Abel chromosome 17, Parus_major1.1, whole genome shotgun sequence genomic window:
- the DIPK1B gene encoding divergent protein kinase domain 1B isoform X2, translating into MRRIRRLVHLVLFCPFSKGLQGRLPGIKVKYLLVVWLGIFVGSWVAYMHYSSYSELCRGHVCRMIICDQYKKGIISGSTCKDLCEERSLLFQHCLSSSPSQQVYRGLWRDREVIIKCGIGEALRADSRPDSVPRRDVVLFDKPTRGTSMDEFKEMLLNFLKSKLGDQPSLPALVSRIITMADVNRDRKVSLAEAKSIWALLQLNEFLLMFSLHEKEHTAKLLGHCGDLYVTEKIPHTSLYGVDIPPFLQSLLPPIAHQLIHQWFAPAWPRRAKIAIGLLEFVEEIFHGTYGNFYICESSLRNVGYNDKYDFKMVNLRKVATEMTIRGFLKGRHCEQNGDCTYGRDCTAACDKLLKQCKGDMVQPNLAKVCGLLQDYLLYGAPLELKEELQKQLRTCMTLSGLASQMEVHHSLVLNNLKTLLWKKISNTKYS; encoded by the exons ATGCGGAGGATCCGGCGGCTGGTGCATCTGGTGCTGTTCTGCCCCTTCTCCAAGGGCCTGCAG GGCCGCCTCCCGGGGATCAAGGTGAAGTACCTGCTGGTGGTGTGGCTGGGCATCTTCGTGGGCAGCTGGGTGGCCTACATGCACTACTCGTCCTACTCGGAGCTGTGCCGCGGCCACGTCTGCCGGATGATCATC TGTGACCAGTACAAGAAAGGGATCATTTCTGGCTCCACATGCAAGGACCTGTGTGAGGAGCGCAGCCTCCTGTTCCAGCactgcctctcctcctcccccagccagCAG gtttACAGAGGGCtctggagggacagggaggtgatCATCAAATGTGGCATCGGGGAAGCCCTGAGGGCCGACAGCCGCCCGGACTCTGTGCCCAGGAGGGACGTGGTGCTCTTCGACAAACCCACGCGGGGGACCTCGATGGACGAGTTCAAGGAAATGCTCCTCAACTTCCTGAAG TCCAAGCTGGGGGATCAGCCATCTCTTCCCGCCTTGGTGAGCCGGATCATCACCATGGCAGACGTGAACCGTGacaggaaggtgtccctggcagaGGCCAAATCCATCTGGGCGCTGCTTCAGCTCAACGAGTTCCTCCTCATGTTCTCCTTGCACGAGAAGGAGCACACGGCCAAGCTGCTGGGGCACTGCGGGGACCTTTATGTCACCGAGAAGATCCCCCACACCTCCCTCTATGGGGTGGACATCCCCCCTTTCCTGcagtccctgctgcctcccatcGCCCACCAGCTCATCCACCAGTGGTTTGCGCCGGCCTGGCCCCGGCGCGCCAAGATCGCCATCGGCCTCCTGGAGTTCGTGGAGGAAATCTTCCACGGGACCTACGGGAACTTCTACATCTGCGAGAGCAGCCTCAGGAACGTGGGCTACAACGACAAGTACGACTTCAAAATGGTCAACCTGCGGAAGGTGGCGACGGAGATGACAATCAGAGGATTCCTCAAGGGCCGGCACTGTGAGCAGAACGGGGACTGCACCTACGGGCGGGACTGCACGGCCGCGTGTGACAAGCTCCTGAAGCAGTGCAAGGGTGACATGGTGCAGCCCAACCTGGCCAAGGTGTgtgggctgctgcaggactATCTGCTCTATGGAGCTCCCCTGGAGCtgaaggaagagctgcagaagcagctccGAACTTGCATGACCCTGAGCGGCCTGGCCAGCCAGATGGAAGTGCACCACTCCCTCGTGCTCAACAACCTCAAGACCTTGCTCTGGAAGAAGATTTCCAACACCAAATATTCCTAA
- the DIPK1B gene encoding divergent protein kinase domain 1B isoform X1 produces the protein MRRIRRLVHLVLFCPFSKGLQGRLPGIKVKYLLVVWLGIFVGSWVAYMHYSSYSELCRGHVCRMIICDQYKKGIISGSTCKDLCEERSLLFQHCLSSSPSQQLLPPAAPLPVLQVYRGLWRDREVIIKCGIGEALRADSRPDSVPRRDVVLFDKPTRGTSMDEFKEMLLNFLKSKLGDQPSLPALVSRIITMADVNRDRKVSLAEAKSIWALLQLNEFLLMFSLHEKEHTAKLLGHCGDLYVTEKIPHTSLYGVDIPPFLQSLLPPIAHQLIHQWFAPAWPRRAKIAIGLLEFVEEIFHGTYGNFYICESSLRNVGYNDKYDFKMVNLRKVATEMTIRGFLKGRHCEQNGDCTYGRDCTAACDKLLKQCKGDMVQPNLAKVCGLLQDYLLYGAPLELKEELQKQLRTCMTLSGLASQMEVHHSLVLNNLKTLLWKKISNTKYS, from the exons ATGCGGAGGATCCGGCGGCTGGTGCATCTGGTGCTGTTCTGCCCCTTCTCCAAGGGCCTGCAG GGCCGCCTCCCGGGGATCAAGGTGAAGTACCTGCTGGTGGTGTGGCTGGGCATCTTCGTGGGCAGCTGGGTGGCCTACATGCACTACTCGTCCTACTCGGAGCTGTGCCGCGGCCACGTCTGCCGGATGATCATC TGTGACCAGTACAAGAAAGGGATCATTTCTGGCTCCACATGCAAGGACCTGTGTGAGGAGCGCAGCCTCCTGTTCCAGCactgcctctcctcctcccccagccagCAG CTCCTTCCACCTGCTGcccccctccctgtgctgcaggtttACAGAGGGCtctggagggacagggaggtgatCATCAAATGTGGCATCGGGGAAGCCCTGAGGGCCGACAGCCGCCCGGACTCTGTGCCCAGGAGGGACGTGGTGCTCTTCGACAAACCCACGCGGGGGACCTCGATGGACGAGTTCAAGGAAATGCTCCTCAACTTCCTGAAG TCCAAGCTGGGGGATCAGCCATCTCTTCCCGCCTTGGTGAGCCGGATCATCACCATGGCAGACGTGAACCGTGacaggaaggtgtccctggcagaGGCCAAATCCATCTGGGCGCTGCTTCAGCTCAACGAGTTCCTCCTCATGTTCTCCTTGCACGAGAAGGAGCACACGGCCAAGCTGCTGGGGCACTGCGGGGACCTTTATGTCACCGAGAAGATCCCCCACACCTCCCTCTATGGGGTGGACATCCCCCCTTTCCTGcagtccctgctgcctcccatcGCCCACCAGCTCATCCACCAGTGGTTTGCGCCGGCCTGGCCCCGGCGCGCCAAGATCGCCATCGGCCTCCTGGAGTTCGTGGAGGAAATCTTCCACGGGACCTACGGGAACTTCTACATCTGCGAGAGCAGCCTCAGGAACGTGGGCTACAACGACAAGTACGACTTCAAAATGGTCAACCTGCGGAAGGTGGCGACGGAGATGACAATCAGAGGATTCCTCAAGGGCCGGCACTGTGAGCAGAACGGGGACTGCACCTACGGGCGGGACTGCACGGCCGCGTGTGACAAGCTCCTGAAGCAGTGCAAGGGTGACATGGTGCAGCCCAACCTGGCCAAGGTGTgtgggctgctgcaggactATCTGCTCTATGGAGCTCCCCTGGAGCtgaaggaagagctgcagaagcagctccGAACTTGCATGACCCTGAGCGGCCTGGCCAGCCAGATGGAAGTGCACCACTCCCTCGTGCTCAACAACCTCAAGACCTTGCTCTGGAAGAAGATTTCCAACACCAAATATTCCTAA
- the AGPAT2 gene encoding 1-acyl-sn-glycerol-3-phosphate acyltransferase beta: MELGWLLWGTAVLLLLHVLMELSPTVNFSLRIGFYCLLCLVSSALAAAACLLVNGGRTVRNMRIIRAVVRTFKYFFGVRFEVKGLENFKVEGPAIIVSNHQSVLDMMGLMEVLPDNCVQVGKKELMYMGSVGLIMYLGGVIFINRKSTSSAKMVMSDVAKTMVAENVKVWVYPEGTRNCTGDLLPFKKGAFHLAVQAQVPVIPVVYSSFTAFYNPKTKLFTSGKVKVEVLPPIETKGLTSDDVTDLTDRCFSTMRETLFRLSGRPSEAKDSS, from the exons ATGGAGCTGGGGTGGCTGCTATGGGGCACggccgtgctgctgctgctccacgtCCTCATGGAGCTCAGCCCCACCGTCAACTTCTCGCTGCGCATCGGCTTCTACTGCCTGCTGTGCCTGGTGTCCTCGGCGCTGGCGGCCGCCGCCTGCCTGCTGGTCAACGGCGGCCGCACCGTCAGGAACATGAG AATCATCAGAGCTGTTGTCAGGACCTTCAAGTATTTCTTTGGCGTGAGGTTTGAGGTGAAGGGACTGGAGAACTTCAAGGTGGAGGGCCCTGCTATCATTGTGTCCAACCATCAGAGCGTCCTCGACATGATGG GGCTGATGGAGGTCCTGCCCGACAACTGTGTCCAGGTGGGCAAGAAAGAGCTGATGTACATGGGCAGCGTGGGGCTCATCATGTACCTCGGTGGAGTCATCTTCATCAACAGGAAGAGCACCAGCAGTGCCAAGATGGTGATGTCAGATGTGGCCAAGACTATGGTGGCTGAGAAT GTGAAGGTGTGGGTATACCCAGAGGGCACAAGAAACTGCACTGGGGATTTGCTGCCATTCAAGAAAGGAGCATTTCACCTCGCTGTCCAGGCACAG GTGCCAGTGATCCCTGTGGTGTATTCCTCCTTCACCGCTTTCTATAACCCAAAGACGAAGCTATTTACATCAG GCAAAGTCAAGGTTGAGGTTCTGCCTCCAATAGAGACCAAAGGGCTGACGTCAGACGATGTCACCGACCTCACTGACAGATGCTTCAGCACCATGAGGGAGACCCTCTTCAGGTTGTCAGGCCGTCCAAGCGAGGCAAAGGACTCATCCTAG
- the EGFL7 gene encoding LOW QUALITY PROTEIN: epidermal growth factor-like protein 7 (The sequence of the model RefSeq protein was modified relative to this genomic sequence to represent the inferred CDS: inserted 1 base in 1 codon) codes for MTQRDPRVLEGSPRKAEPCSXEPAQPKGKQDPVVPREGRDMRSLSCLLLLLWGLLLFLSTTSTEGFAQAGRRVCAAGPSGRSAPAESHVQPEYQPYLTTCQGHRLCSTYRTIYRVVYRQRHRQLPEPTASCCPGWSRASGHTLGCNRALCWEPCQNGGSCTFPGRCSCPPGWTGRACQTDVDECASQSHGCSQLCINTAGSFHCACRDGFSLAADGKGCQPLLPAPGTDTSSQAGPSSEMKEEMKDLRSRVEALEQKLQLVLAPFHNVMPPEDVGTDPISRLSHSLQQLDRIDSLSEQISFLEERLETCSCKNEL; via the exons ATGACCCAGAGGGATCCTCGAGTGCTTGAG GGATCCCCACGGAAGGCCGAGCCATGCA aggagccagcacagcccaaagGAAAGCAGGACCCGGTGGTGCCACGGGAGGGACGGGACATGCGGAgcctcagctgcctcctcctcctcctctggggactcctcctcttcctcagcaccACCAGCACGGAGGGCTTTGCCCAGGCAGG CCGCAGGGTGTGCGCCGCGGGGCCCAGCGGCCGGAGCGCCCCGGCAGAGTCCCACGTGCAGCCCGAGTACCAACCCTACCTCACCACCTGCCAGGGCCACCGCCTCTGCAGCACCTACAG GACCATCTACAGGGTTGTCTACAGGCAGAGGCACCGGCAGCTGCCCGAGCCCACGGCCTCgtgctgtcctggctggagcagagcaagcGGCCACACGCTGGGCTGTAACAGAG ctctctgctgggagCCGTGCCAGAACGGTGGGAGCTGCACCTTCCCCGGGAGATGCTCCTGTCCCCCCGGCTGGACGGGGCGAGCCTGCCAGACAG ACGTGGATGAATGTGCCAGCCAGAGCCACGggtgcagccagctctgcatcAACACAGCCGGGAGCTTCCACTGCGCCTGCCGGGACGGCTTCAGCCTCGCTGCCGATGGCAAGGgctgccagcccctgctgccagcacccgGGACTGACACCTCCAGCCAAGCAG gTCCCTCCAgtgaaatgaaggaagaaatgaaggaCCTGAGGAGCAGAGTGGAAGCGCTGGAGCAG AAGCTCCAGCTGGTGCTGGCCCCCTTCCACAACGTGATGCCGCCAGAGGATGTCGGTACAGACCCCATCAGCCGCCTGTCCCactccctccagcagctggacagGATTGACTCCCTGAGCGAGCAGATCTCCTTcctggaggagaggctggagaccT GTTCCTGCAAGAATGAACTCTAG